The following are encoded in a window of Pongo abelii isolate AG06213 chromosome 16, NHGRI_mPonAbe1-v2.0_pri, whole genome shotgun sequence genomic DNA:
- the LOC129050312 gene encoding golgin subfamily A member 6-like protein 1 isoform X2 encodes MLMWPQPHLPDNPHLPTHPHLPTHPHLPTHPHLPTHPHLPTHPHLPTHPHLPTHPHLPTHPHLPTQPHLPTHPHLPTHPHLPTHPRPPTQPHLPTQPTMNKETRQNKLAEAKEKLRDHHAQTNPSVGAGASDTKKKKINNGTNPETTTSDGCHSPEDEKKANHQHQEALRRQLEAQVHTIRILTCQKTELQTALYYSQQAVKQLEGEARDLIGRLHDSWKFAGELEQALSAVTTQKEKADKYIEELTKERDTLSLELYRNTITNEELKEKNAKLQEKLRLVESEKSEIQLNVKELKRKLERAKLLLPQQLQAEADHLGKELQSVSAKLQAQVEENELWNRLNQQQEEKMWSQEEKIREREEKIREQEEKIQEQEEKIREQEEKMRRQEEMMREKEEKIRELEEKIHEQEKRREEEEKRQEQEKIREQEKRQEQEEKMWRQEEKIHKQEEKIREQEEKMWRQEEKMHEQEKIREEEKRQEQEEKMWRQEEKIREQEEMWRQKEKMHQQEEKIWEQEEKMWRQEEKIREQEKKMGRQEEKIWEQEEKMGRQEEKIREQEEKMHEQEEKMWRQEEKMHEQEKIREEEKRQEQEEKIWRQEEKIREQEKMWRQKEKMRKQEEKIREQEEKMWRQEEKIKEQEEKMHEQEEKIREQEEKMWRQEEKVRKQKDMMREQEEKIREQEEMMQEQEEKMGEQEEKMGEQEEKKQEQEEKMRRQEEKMWEQEVRLRHQEEKMQELEEHLEAAIYRADDKNAKTINM; translated from the exons ATGCTGATGtggccccaaccccacctccctgacaatccccacctccctacccatccccacctccctacccatccccacctccctacccacccccacctccctacccatccccacctccctacccacccccaccttcctacccacccccacctccctacacacccccatctccctacacacccccacctccctacacagccccacctccctacccacccccacctcccaacccacccccacctccctacccatccccGCCCCCCTACCcaaccccacctccctacccaaccCACGATGAACAAAGAAACCCGACAGAACAAATTGGCCGAGGCCAAGGAAAAG TTGAGAGACCATCATGCCCAGACCAACCCTAGTGTTGGTGCAGGAGCAAGTGacaccaaaaagaagaaaataaataatggcactAACCCTGAGACAACCACTTCTGATGGTTGCCACTCACCTGAGGAT GAAAAGAAGGCAAACCACCAACATCAGGAAGCTCTAAGGAGGCagctagag GCCCAGGTTCATACCATACGAATCCTTACATGTCAGAAAACCGAGCTTCAGACGGCACTCTATTACAGCCAGCAAGCTGTCAAGCAGTTGGAAG GAGAGGCCAGGGATCTGATCGGCCGCCTGCATGATTCATGGAAGTTTGCAGGAGAGTTAGAGCAGGCTCTCTCTGCCGTCACTACACAGAAGGAGAAGGCGGATAAG TACATCGAGGAGTTAACAAAGGAGAGGGACACCCTGAGTCTGGAACTGTACAGGAACAC CATAACCAATGaggagctgaaggagaaaaatgccaaactacaagaaaaacttcgacttgtagaatctgaaaagtctGAGATCCAGCTCAACGTAAAGGAgctaaaaagaaagctggagaggGCCAAGCTCCTGCTGCCACAG cagctgcaggcgGAGGCTGACCACCTGGGTAAGGAGCTGCAGAGTGTGTCAGCAAAGCTCCAAGCCCAGGTGGAAGAGAACGAGTTGTGGAACCGCCTGAACCAGcaacaggaggagaagatgtggagccaggaggagaagatacgggagagggaggagaagatacgggagcaggaggagaagatacaagagcaggaggagaagatacgggagcaggaggagaagatgcggaggcaggaggagatgatgcgagagaaggaggagaagatacgggagctgGAGGAGAAGATACACGAGCAGGAAAAGagacgggaggaggaggagaagaggcaggagcaggagaagatacgtgagcaggagaagaggcaggagcaggaggagaagatgtggaggcaggaggagaagatacacaagcaggaggagaagatacgggagcaggaggagaagatgtggaggcaggaggagaagatgcacgagcaggagaagatacgggaggaggagaagaggcaggagcaggaggagaagatgtggaggcaggaggagaagatacgggagcaggaggagatgtggaggcagaaggagaagatgcaccagcaggaggagaagatatgggagcaggaggagaagatgtggaggcaggaggagaagatacgggagcaggagaagaagatggggaggcaggaggagaagatatgggagcaggaggagaagatggggaggcaggaggagaagatacgggagcaggaggagaagatgcacgagcaggaggagaagatgtggaggcaggaggagaagatgcacgagcaggagaagatacgggaggaggagaagaggcaggagcaggaggagaagatatggaggcaggaggagaagatacgggagcaggagaagatgtggaggcagaaggagaagatgcgcaagcaggaggaaaagatacgggagcaggaggagaagatgtggaggcaggaggagaagataaaggagcaggaagagaagatgcacgagcaggaggaaaagatacgggagcaggaggagaagatgtggaggcaggaggagaaggtgCGGAAGCAGAAAGATATGAtgcgggagcaggaggagaagatacgtgagcaggaggagatgatgcaggaacaggaagagaagatgggggagcaggaggagaagatgggggagcaggaagagaagaagcaggaacaggaggagaagatgcggaggcaggaggagaagatgtgggagCAGGAAGTGAGGCTGCGGcaccaggaggagaagatgcaggaactggag GAGCACCTGGAAGCTGCCATCTACCGAGCAGATGACAAGAACGcaaaaacaataaacatgtaa
- the LOC129050312 gene encoding golgin subfamily A member 6-like protein 1 isoform X1: MLMWPQPHLPDNPHLPTHPHLPTHPHLPTHPHLPTHPHLPTHPHLPTHPHLPTHPHLPTHPHLPTQPHLPTHPHLPTHPHLPTHPRPPTQPHLPTQPTMNKETRQNKLAEAKEKLRDHHAQTNPSVGAGASDTKKKKINNGTNPETTTSDGCHSPEDKQQNRAQLEEEKKANHQHQEALRRQLEAQVHTIRILTCQKTELQTALYYSQQAVKQLEGEARDLIGRLHDSWKFAGELEQALSAVTTQKEKADKYIEELTKERDTLSLELYRNTITNEELKEKNAKLQEKLRLVESEKSEIQLNVKELKRKLERAKLLLPQQQLQAEADHLGKELQSVSAKLQAQVEENELWNRLNQQQEEKMWSQEEKIREREEKIREQEEKIQEQEEKIREQEEKMRRQEEMMREKEEKIRELEEKIHEQEKRREEEEKRQEQEKIREQEKRQEQEEKMWRQEEKIHKQEEKIREQEEKMWRQEEKMHEQEKIREEEKRQEQEEKMWRQEEKIREQEEMWRQKEKMHQQEEKIWEQEEKMWRQEEKIREQEKKMGRQEEKIWEQEEKMGRQEEKIREQEEKMHEQEEKMWRQEEKMHEQEKIREEEKRQEQEEKIWRQEEKIREQEKMWRQKEKMRKQEEKIREQEEKMWRQEEKIKEQEEKMHEQEEKIREQEEKMWRQEEKVRKQKDMMREQEEKIREQEEMMQEQEEKMGEQEEKMGEQEEKKQEQEEKMRRQEEKMWEQEVRLRHQEEKMQELEEHLEAAIYRADDKNAKTINM; the protein is encoded by the exons ATGCTGATGtggccccaaccccacctccctgacaatccccacctccctacccatccccacctccctacccatccccacctccctacccacccccacctccctacccatccccacctccctacccacccccaccttcctacccacccccacctccctacacacccccatctccctacacacccccacctccctacacagccccacctccctacccacccccacctcccaacccacccccacctccctacccatccccGCCCCCCTACCcaaccccacctccctacccaaccCACGATGAACAAAGAAACCCGACAGAACAAATTGGCCGAGGCCAAGGAAAAG TTGAGAGACCATCATGCCCAGACCAACCCTAGTGTTGGTGCAGGAGCAAGTGacaccaaaaagaagaaaataaataatggcactAACCCTGAGACAACCACTTCTGATGGTTGCCACTCACCTGAGGAT aaacaacagaaccGAGCTCAGCTGGAAGAA GAAAAGAAGGCAAACCACCAACATCAGGAAGCTCTAAGGAGGCagctagag GCCCAGGTTCATACCATACGAATCCTTACATGTCAGAAAACCGAGCTTCAGACGGCACTCTATTACAGCCAGCAAGCTGTCAAGCAGTTGGAAG GAGAGGCCAGGGATCTGATCGGCCGCCTGCATGATTCATGGAAGTTTGCAGGAGAGTTAGAGCAGGCTCTCTCTGCCGTCACTACACAGAAGGAGAAGGCGGATAAG TACATCGAGGAGTTAACAAAGGAGAGGGACACCCTGAGTCTGGAACTGTACAGGAACAC CATAACCAATGaggagctgaaggagaaaaatgccaaactacaagaaaaacttcgacttgtagaatctgaaaagtctGAGATCCAGCTCAACGTAAAGGAgctaaaaagaaagctggagaggGCCAAGCTCCTGCTGCCACAG cagcagctgcaggcgGAGGCTGACCACCTGGGTAAGGAGCTGCAGAGTGTGTCAGCAAAGCTCCAAGCCCAGGTGGAAGAGAACGAGTTGTGGAACCGCCTGAACCAGcaacaggaggagaagatgtggagccaggaggagaagatacgggagagggaggagaagatacgggagcaggaggagaagatacaagagcaggaggagaagatacgggagcaggaggagaagatgcggaggcaggaggagatgatgcgagagaaggaggagaagatacgggagctgGAGGAGAAGATACACGAGCAGGAAAAGagacgggaggaggaggagaagaggcaggagcaggagaagatacgtgagcaggagaagaggcaggagcaggaggagaagatgtggaggcaggaggagaagatacacaagcaggaggagaagatacgggagcaggaggagaagatgtggaggcaggaggagaagatgcacgagcaggagaagatacgggaggaggagaagaggcaggagcaggaggagaagatgtggaggcaggaggagaagatacgggagcaggaggagatgtggaggcagaaggagaagatgcaccagcaggaggagaagatatgggagcaggaggagaagatgtggaggcaggaggagaagatacgggagcaggagaagaagatggggaggcaggaggagaagatatgggagcaggaggagaagatggggaggcaggaggagaagatacgggagcaggaggagaagatgcacgagcaggaggagaagatgtggaggcaggaggagaagatgcacgagcaggagaagatacgggaggaggagaagaggcaggagcaggaggagaagatatggaggcaggaggagaagatacgggagcaggagaagatgtggaggcagaaggagaagatgcgcaagcaggaggaaaagatacgggagcaggaggagaagatgtggaggcaggaggagaagataaaggagcaggaagagaagatgcacgagcaggaggaaaagatacgggagcaggaggagaagatgtggaggcaggaggagaaggtgCGGAAGCAGAAAGATATGAtgcgggagcaggaggagaagatacgtgagcaggaggagatgatgcaggaacaggaagagaagatgggggagcaggaggagaagatgggggagcaggaagagaagaagcaggaacaggaggagaagatgcggaggcaggaggagaagatgtgggagCAGGAAGTGAGGCTGCGGcaccaggaggagaagatgcaggaactggag GAGCACCTGGAAGCTGCCATCTACCGAGCAGATGACAAGAACGcaaaaacaataaacatgtaa